A genomic window from Rhizobium sp. 007 includes:
- the prmC gene encoding peptide chain release factor N(5)-glutamine methyltransferase: MTGARPTVSEVLAEVRRRFTEAGIADPATDARLLVAGLLKFSSSEMLSRGNEPVAADKEALIPAAVERRLAHEPVHRILGEREFYGLPLSLSAETLEPRPDTEILVDTMLPYLRTLAKTEEHLHILDLGTGTGAICLALLSEFPGASGIGSDVSADALRTAESNAARNGLKERFETVQSSWFQNIHGTFHAIVSNPPYIASNVIDNLAPEVTKFDPAAALDGGPDGLDAYKAIAKDAARFMQPNGVIGLEIGYDQRNHVTAVFEAAGFKCVESAKDYGQNDRVLVFAPIA; this comes from the coding sequence ATGACCGGAGCGCGGCCGACGGTTTCTGAAGTTCTCGCCGAAGTCCGCCGCCGCTTCACCGAAGCCGGTATCGCCGATCCCGCAACGGATGCAAGACTGCTCGTCGCCGGATTGCTGAAGTTCTCCTCGAGCGAAATGCTATCACGCGGTAATGAGCCCGTCGCTGCCGATAAAGAGGCGCTGATCCCGGCGGCTGTGGAACGACGGCTAGCGCATGAGCCGGTCCACCGTATTCTCGGCGAGCGTGAATTTTACGGTCTGCCGCTTTCGCTTTCCGCCGAGACGCTGGAGCCGCGGCCAGATACGGAAATTCTCGTCGATACGATGCTTCCTTATTTAAGAACCCTTGCAAAGACGGAGGAACATCTCCATATCCTTGATCTAGGAACCGGAACCGGGGCAATATGCCTTGCGCTTTTGAGCGAATTTCCGGGAGCGTCGGGTATCGGAAGCGATGTATCTGCAGATGCCCTCAGGACGGCTGAATCAAACGCTGCAAGAAACGGATTGAAGGAACGGTTTGAGACTGTGCAATCAAGTTGGTTTCAAAACATTCACGGTACGTTTCACGCAATCGTCTCAAATCCGCCCTATATTGCTTCCAATGTCATCGACAATCTCGCTCCTGAAGTGACGAAATTTGATCCGGCGGCAGCTCTGGATGGTGGCCCCGATGGGCTTGACGCATACAAAGCGATAGCCAAGGATGCTGCCAGGTTCATGCAGCCAAACGGCGTCATAGGACTGGAAATCGGCTACGACCAGCGCAATCACGTGACGGCGGTCTTCGAGGCCGCAGGTTTCAAATGCGTCGAATCCGCAAAGGATTATGGCCAGAATGACCGGGTGCTCGTGTTCGCACCCATCGCTTGA
- a CDS encoding LysE family translocator, producing MTLEQTIAFLTFSVVGAITPGPSNVMIMATGSLVGLTRGLPCVLGAALGMSSLFFCAGLGLAQLFLLYPLTLTIMNLIGAAFLFWLAWKIATADVTQAKGDTKAVSFLQAAAFQWMNPKGWLVAVSGIAAYSGASPGSAFGLAATFAVLFFVAAFPSGLAWLMAGALMQKLLQDARIARAFNIVMAIILAGSVATIFV from the coding sequence ATGACCCTCGAGCAAACGATTGCATTTCTGACCTTTTCAGTCGTCGGCGCCATCACGCCCGGCCCCAGCAACGTCATGATCATGGCGACCGGCTCACTCGTGGGTTTGACACGCGGCCTGCCATGCGTGCTCGGTGCTGCCTTGGGAATGTCGTCGCTATTCTTCTGTGCGGGCCTCGGCCTTGCGCAGTTGTTTCTGCTTTATCCGCTTACGCTAACGATCATGAATCTGATCGGCGCTGCGTTTCTGTTTTGGCTGGCCTGGAAGATCGCGACCGCGGACGTGACGCAGGCGAAAGGCGACACGAAAGCCGTGAGCTTTCTGCAAGCGGCGGCGTTTCAATGGATGAATCCGAAGGGCTGGCTGGTTGCCGTGAGTGGGATTGCCGCCTACTCCGGCGCATCTCCAGGAAGCGCTTTCGGCTTGGCCGCAACCTTCGCAGTTCTATTTTTTGTGGCAGCTTTCCCAAGCGGTCTCGCCTGGTTAATGGCCGGGGCATTGATGCAGAAACTGCTTCAAGACGCGCGCATTGCGCGCGCCTTCAATATCGTGATGGCAATCATACTCGCCGGCTCTGTCGCGACAATATTCGTGTGA
- the clpB gene encoding ATP-dependent chaperone ClpB, translated as MNIEKYSERVRGFVQSAQTYALAQGHQQFTPEHVLKVLLDDDQGMAASLIERAGGDAKAARLANDAALAKLPKVSGGNGNIYLAQPLARVFSTAEEAAKKAGDSFVTVERLLQALAIETSASTSATLKNAGVTAQSLNQVINDIRKGRTADSANAEQGFDSLKKYARDLTGEAREGKLDPVIGRDDEIRRTIQVLSRRTKNNPVLIGEPGVGKTAIVEGLALRIVNGDVPESLKDKKLMALDMGALIAGAKYRGEFEERLKAVLNEVQSENGEIILFIDEMHTLVGAGKADGAMDASNLLKPALARGELHCVGATTLDEYRKHVEKDAALARRFQPVMVDEPTVEDTISILRGLKEKYEQHHKVRISDSSLVAAATLSNRYITDRFLPDKAIDLMDEAAARLRMQVDSKPEELDELDRRIMQLKIEREALKKETDAASADRLTRLDAELTDLEEKANALTARWQSEKQKLGLAADLKKELDDARNELAIAQRKGEFQRAGELTYGVIPELEKQLADAESQDGDRSAMVQEVVTPDNVAHVVSRWTGIPVDKMLEGEREKLLRMEDELATSVIGQGDAVQAVSRAVRRARAGLQDPNRPIGSFIFLGPTGVGKTELTKALARFLFDDETAMVRMDMSEYMEKHSVARLIGAPPGYVGYEEGGALTEAVRRRPYQVVLFDEIEKAHHDVFNILLQVLDEGRLTDGQGRTVDFRNTMIIMTSNLGAEFLTQLGEGQDSDTVREQVMEVVRANFRPEFLNRVDEIILFHRLKRDEMGAIVDIQLKRLVALLAERKITIELDDDARSWLANKGYDPVYGARPLKRVIQKYVQDPLAEQILSGQVPDGSTVKVTNGSDRLLFRPRNSAVSEAA; from the coding sequence ATGAATATCGAAAAGTATTCCGAGCGGGTTCGCGGTTTCGTCCAGTCCGCCCAAACCTATGCCTTGGCGCAGGGTCACCAGCAATTCACGCCGGAACATGTCCTCAAGGTCCTGCTTGACGACGATCAAGGCATGGCCGCTTCGCTGATCGAACGCGCCGGCGGCGATGCCAAGGCCGCGCGGCTTGCAAACGATGCAGCGCTTGCAAAGCTGCCGAAGGTTTCCGGCGGCAACGGCAACATCTATCTCGCCCAGCCGCTCGCTAGAGTTTTTTCCACGGCTGAAGAGGCCGCCAAGAAAGCCGGCGACAGCTTCGTCACGGTCGAGCGGTTGCTGCAGGCCTTGGCGATTGAGACTTCCGCTTCGACCTCAGCGACGCTGAAGAATGCTGGCGTGACGGCGCAGAGCCTCAATCAGGTTATCAACGATATTCGAAAAGGGCGCACGGCCGACTCCGCTAATGCGGAACAAGGCTTCGATTCCCTGAAGAAATACGCCCGCGATCTGACCGGCGAGGCCCGCGAGGGTAAGCTCGATCCGGTGATCGGCCGCGATGACGAAATCCGCCGTACCATTCAGGTCCTCTCCCGCCGCACCAAGAATAACCCGGTGCTGATCGGCGAGCCCGGCGTCGGCAAGACGGCAATCGTCGAGGGACTGGCACTACGTATCGTCAACGGCGACGTGCCGGAGTCTCTCAAGGACAAGAAGCTGATGGCGCTCGACATGGGCGCGCTCATTGCTGGTGCGAAGTATCGCGGCGAATTCGAAGAACGGCTGAAGGCCGTGCTCAACGAAGTGCAGTCGGAAAACGGCGAGATCATCCTTTTCATCGACGAAATGCACACGCTAGTCGGCGCCGGCAAGGCGGATGGAGCGATGGATGCTTCCAACCTTCTGAAGCCAGCGCTTGCGCGCGGCGAGTTGCACTGCGTCGGTGCCACCACGCTCGACGAGTACCGCAAGCATGTCGAGAAGGACGCAGCACTCGCCCGCCGGTTCCAGCCCGTCATGGTCGATGAACCGACGGTCGAGGACACGATCTCGATCCTTCGCGGCCTCAAGGAAAAATACGAGCAGCACCACAAGGTTCGCATTTCGGACTCGTCGCTGGTGGCGGCTGCGACGCTGTCAAACCGCTATATCACCGATCGCTTCCTGCCCGACAAGGCGATCGACCTGATGGACGAGGCGGCCGCGCGGTTGCGCATGCAGGTGGATTCGAAGCCCGAAGAGCTCGACGAGTTAGATCGCCGCATCATGCAGCTGAAAATCGAGCGTGAAGCGCTAAAGAAGGAAACGGATGCGGCCTCCGCCGACCGTCTGACGCGGCTCGATGCCGAACTGACGGACCTGGAGGAGAAGGCCAATGCGCTGACGGCCCGCTGGCAATCGGAAAAGCAGAAGCTCGGTCTTGCCGCCGATCTCAAGAAGGAGCTCGACGACGCCCGCAACGAACTGGCAATCGCCCAGCGCAAGGGTGAATTCCAGCGCGCCGGCGAATTGACCTATGGCGTCATTCCGGAGCTGGAGAAGCAACTGGCCGATGCGGAAAGCCAGGATGGCGACCGCAGCGCCATGGTGCAGGAGGTCGTGACCCCGGACAATGTCGCCCATGTCGTTTCCCGCTGGACCGGCATTCCGGTCGACAAGATGCTGGAAGGCGAGCGCGAGAAGCTGCTCAGGATGGAAGACGAACTGGCGACTTCGGTCATCGGCCAGGGCGATGCGGTGCAAGCCGTATCGCGTGCCGTTCGCCGCGCGCGCGCCGGGCTGCAGGACCCCAACCGGCCGATCGGCTCATTCATCTTCCTAGGCCCGACCGGCGTCGGCAAGACGGAGCTTACCAAGGCGCTCGCCCGCTTCCTCTTCGACGACGAGACGGCGATGGTGCGCATGGACATGTCGGAATACATGGAAAAACACTCCGTGGCCCGGCTGATCGGCGCCCCTCCCGGCTATGTCGGCTACGAGGAAGGTGGCGCATTGACGGAAGCTGTCCGCCGCCGGCCTTATCAGGTCGTGCTCTTCGACGAGATCGAGAAGGCGCATCACGACGTCTTCAACATCCTGCTGCAGGTGCTGGATGAGGGGCGCCTGACGGACGGCCAGGGCCGCACGGTCGACTTCCGCAATACGATGATCATCATGACCTCGAACCTCGGTGCCGAATTCCTCACCCAACTGGGCGAGGGCCAGGACAGCGACACGGTTCGCGAGCAGGTGATGGAGGTCGTGCGCGCCAATTTCCGGCCGGAATTCCTGAACCGCGTCGACGAGATCATCCTCTTCCATCGCCTGAAGCGCGATGAGATGGGCGCGATTGTCGATATCCAGCTGAAACGGCTGGTGGCGTTGCTGGCCGAGCGCAAGATCACGATCGAGCTCGATGACGATGCCCGCAGTTGGCTTGCCAACAAAGGCTACGATCCGGTCTATGGCGCGCGGCCATTGAAGCGGGTGATCCAGAAATATGTCCAAGATCCGCTCGCCGAGCAGATTCTCTCCGGCCAGGTGCCGGACGGATCGACGGTGAAGGTCACCAACGGTTCCGACCGCTTGTTGTTCCGCCCGCGCAATTCCGCCGTCAGCGAAGCAGCGTAA
- a CDS encoding M23 family metallopeptidase produces MMTEKMMIRSLGNEPPLLADGRRAPDKREVSLRWLSGTFLTGITSSVLMGVALFAALDGRQQLAIPAEAFASINTHEDSAVTRGGRLIAPAIAARPSDRAIMEVSTVVHDGDKEIVRRQPFSHVKMRLAANHVATEDYPDFDALAIFAADEAQPAPAARTGAIYGSDVESEVSLKTVPFPTGKSDFQAAPGMTLDEVEENVRSNGSALTDGATQVAALYYVDPQRFSNEDNDVDLTSGLSARVLEQNMTVSAPESITPQTEEFADDIVPARQDVTIVKALMDSGYPEPQAKMLSANLAPPLGSDELAKGDVLRVGIIQKGEQAKLIRASVYRGTRHLVTIALDDKSRFVEASEPPRLDAIATAFDDNSLSVPAGQNLPRVYDGIYRAALSYGMTKDMTALIIKLLAANVDFQAQLRATDFLEAFFSVADSSGRATPNSELLYVNARFGDTVTRFYRFQDADGNVDYFDQDGKSIRQFLLRNPVPNGIFKSGFGMRRHPILGFARMHTGVDWAAPRGTPIIATGNGTVEKAGWDSGGYGNQTIVRHANGYESSYNHQSAIAKGIVPGAKVRQGQVIGWVGTTGESTGPHLHYEMIVNGTKVDPLRIRLPGGKSLAGEALAKFQDERKRIDTLLNNQPVDQIASK; encoded by the coding sequence ATGATGACGGAGAAGATGATGATCCGCTCGTTGGGTAACGAGCCTCCGCTTCTCGCCGATGGCAGGCGCGCACCCGACAAGCGTGAGGTTTCTTTACGCTGGCTTTCGGGCACGTTCCTCACTGGCATCACATCGAGCGTGCTGATGGGTGTCGCGCTCTTTGCCGCCCTTGATGGCCGGCAGCAGCTGGCGATCCCCGCCGAGGCCTTTGCCAGCATCAATACCCATGAAGATAGCGCCGTTACCCGTGGCGGACGGCTGATCGCCCCCGCGATCGCCGCCAGACCTTCGGACCGGGCGATCATGGAAGTGTCGACGGTCGTCCATGACGGTGACAAGGAAATCGTGCGCCGCCAGCCCTTCTCGCATGTAAAGATGCGGCTCGCCGCCAATCACGTGGCGACCGAGGATTATCCGGATTTCGACGCGCTTGCGATCTTCGCGGCCGATGAGGCGCAGCCCGCACCGGCCGCACGCACCGGCGCGATTTACGGCTCGGACGTTGAATCCGAGGTCAGCCTCAAGACCGTTCCCTTCCCAACCGGAAAGAGCGACTTTCAGGCGGCGCCAGGCATGACTCTGGATGAAGTCGAGGAGAACGTCCGCTCGAACGGTTCGGCGCTGACTGACGGAGCCACTCAAGTCGCGGCGCTCTACTATGTCGACCCTCAGCGCTTTTCGAACGAGGACAACGATGTCGATCTGACATCTGGCCTGTCGGCCCGCGTTCTCGAGCAGAACATGACGGTGTCTGCGCCGGAATCGATCACGCCGCAGACCGAGGAATTTGCCGACGACATCGTGCCGGCCCGCCAGGATGTCACCATCGTCAAGGCGCTGATGGATTCCGGCTATCCCGAGCCGCAGGCGAAGATGCTCTCTGCCAACCTCGCGCCGCCACTCGGCAGCGACGAGCTTGCCAAGGGCGACGTCCTGCGTGTCGGCATCATCCAGAAGGGCGAACAGGCCAAACTCATCCGCGCCAGCGTCTATCGTGGCACGCGTCATCTCGTCACGATCGCTCTCGATGACAAGAGCCGCTTCGTTGAGGCAAGTGAACCGCCTAGGCTTGACGCGATCGCGACTGCCTTCGATGACAATTCGCTATCGGTTCCCGCTGGCCAGAACCTGCCGCGCGTTTATGACGGCATTTATCGCGCCGCTCTTTCCTACGGCATGACCAAGGATATGACGGCGCTGATCATCAAGCTGCTTGCGGCAAACGTTGACTTCCAGGCGCAATTGAGGGCGACCGATTTCCTCGAGGCCTTTTTCTCTGTCGCCGATTCGAGCGGCCGCGCGACGCCGAATTCCGAACTGCTTTACGTCAATGCCCGTTTTGGCGATACGGTGACACGCTTCTACCGCTTCCAGGATGCGGACGGAAACGTCGATTACTTCGATCAGGACGGCAAGAGCATCCGTCAGTTCTTGCTGCGCAACCCGGTGCCGAACGGCATTTTCAAGTCCGGTTTCGGTATGCGACGCCACCCGATCCTGGGTTTTGCCCGCATGCATACGGGCGTCGACTGGGCCGCTCCCCGCGGTACGCCGATCATCGCGACCGGCAATGGCACGGTCGAGAAGGCCGGCTGGGATTCTGGCGGCTATGGCAATCAGACGATCGTCCGTCATGCCAATGGATACGAGTCCTCCTACAACCACCAGAGCGCCATTGCCAAAGGCATCGTGCCCGGAGCCAAAGTTCGCCAGGGCCAGGTGATCGGCTGGGTCGGCACCACCGGCGAATCCACCGGACCGCATCTGCACTACGAGATGATCGTCAACGGTACCAAGGTCGATCCGCTCCGCATCCGCCTGCCGGGCGGCAAGTCGCTGGCCGGCGAAGCACTGGCTAAATTCCAGGACGAGCGCAAGCGCATCGATACGCTCCTGAATAACCAGCCGGTCGATCAGATCGCCAGCAAGTAG
- the ptsP gene encoding phosphoenolpyruvate--protein phosphotransferase, whose product MRDLSGGPRVLLKRLRELMAEPLEPQERLDRIVRQIASNMVAEVCSVYVLRSDGVLELYATEGLKKEAVHLSQLKMGQGLVGTIAASAQPLNLSDAQSHPAFRYLPETGEEIYHSFLGVPILRTGRSLGVLVVQNKASRTYREEELEALETTAMVLAEMIATGELKKITKPGLELDLTRSVTINGDTYNEGIGLGYVVLHEPRIVVTNLLNEDSEKEIRRLAEAMGSLRISIDDLLSSRDVSMEGEHREVLETYRMFAHDQGWVRKLEEAIRNGLTAEAAVEKVQSDTKARMIRLTDPYLRERMHDFEDLANRLLRQLTGYSGHTSGDGFPSDAIILARAMGAAELLDYPRANVRGLVLEEGAVTSHVVIVARAMGIPVIGQAAGVVALAENGDAVIIDGDGGHVHLRPLPEHQRSYEEKVRFRARRQEQFRALRSVEPLTRDGQRISLLMNAGLLVDLPQLAESGAEGIGLFRTELQFMIASTMPKADEQEIFYRNVLKQAAGRVVTFRTLDIGGDKVVPYFRGHEEENPALGWRAIRLSLDRPGLLRTQLRAMLKAAAGAELKLMVPMVTEVSEIAAVRELLQKEVQHLSRFGHGLPRKLQFGAMLEVPALLWQLDELMAAVDFVSVGSNDLFQFAMAVDRGNARVSDRFDTLGRPFLRLLRDIVRAGERNNTPVTLCGELAGKPISAMALLGLGFRSVSMSPASIGPVKAMLLGLDAAALAKVMNEALDDIHATTPMREVLAHFAESHNIPL is encoded by the coding sequence ATGAGAGACCTATCCGGCGGTCCGCGCGTGCTGCTCAAGCGGCTGCGCGAGTTGATGGCGGAGCCGCTGGAGCCGCAGGAGCGTCTCGACCGGATCGTTCGGCAGATCGCCAGCAACATGGTGGCCGAGGTTTGCTCCGTCTACGTGCTGCGCTCTGACGGCGTTCTCGAGCTTTATGCGACTGAGGGCCTGAAGAAAGAGGCCGTCCACCTATCGCAATTGAAGATGGGGCAGGGCCTCGTCGGTACGATCGCCGCTTCGGCGCAGCCGCTCAACCTCTCCGATGCACAGTCGCACCCCGCTTTCCGTTATCTCCCGGAAACCGGCGAAGAAATCTACCATTCCTTCCTCGGCGTGCCGATCCTACGCACCGGCCGTTCGCTCGGCGTTCTCGTCGTGCAGAACAAGGCGAGCCGTACCTACCGCGAGGAAGAACTAGAAGCGCTCGAGACCACGGCGATGGTGCTCGCCGAGATGATCGCCACCGGCGAGCTCAAGAAGATCACGAAGCCCGGCCTTGAACTTGACCTGACGCGCTCCGTCACGATCAACGGCGATACCTATAACGAAGGCATCGGGCTCGGTTATGTCGTGCTGCACGAGCCGCGCATCGTCGTCACCAATCTTCTCAACGAAGATTCGGAGAAGGAAATCCGCAGGCTGGCGGAGGCGATGGGTTCGCTTCGGATTTCGATCGACGACTTGCTTTCGAGCCGCGACGTGTCGATGGAGGGCGAGCATCGCGAGGTTCTGGAAACCTACCGCATGTTCGCACATGACCAGGGCTGGGTGCGGAAGCTCGAAGAGGCGATCCGCAACGGCCTGACGGCGGAAGCAGCGGTCGAAAAAGTCCAGAGCGACACCAAAGCGCGCATGATACGTCTGACGGATCCTTATCTGCGCGAGCGCATGCATGACTTCGAAGACTTGGCGAACCGCCTTTTGCGGCAACTGACTGGCTACAGCGGCCACACGTCGGGTGATGGTTTCCCGAGTGATGCGATCATCCTCGCGCGCGCCATGGGTGCCGCCGAACTGCTCGACTACCCGCGCGCCAATGTGCGCGGCTTGGTGCTCGAGGAAGGTGCCGTCACCAGTCACGTCGTCATCGTCGCCCGGGCCATGGGCATTCCGGTGATCGGCCAGGCGGCAGGCGTTGTCGCGCTTGCCGAAAACGGCGATGCCGTGATCATCGATGGCGACGGCGGCCATGTGCATCTGAGGCCGTTGCCGGAGCATCAGAGGTCTTACGAGGAAAAAGTCCGGTTCCGCGCGCGCCGGCAGGAGCAATTCCGGGCGCTGCGCTCCGTTGAGCCGCTGACGAGGGACGGGCAGCGGATTTCGCTGCTGATGAATGCCGGGCTTCTGGTCGATCTGCCGCAACTTGCGGAATCGGGTGCCGAAGGTATCGGTCTCTTCCGCACCGAGCTGCAGTTCATGATCGCTTCGACGATGCCGAAGGCCGACGAGCAGGAAATCTTCTATCGCAACGTGCTGAAGCAGGCGGCCGGCCGCGTCGTTACCTTCCGCACGCTCGATATCGGCGGCGATAAGGTTGTGCCCTATTTCCGCGGCCACGAAGAGGAGAATCCGGCACTCGGCTGGCGTGCCATTCGCTTGTCGCTCGACCGTCCGGGGCTCTTGCGCACGCAGCTTCGCGCCATGCTGAAGGCGGCTGCCGGGGCCGAGCTGAAGCTCATGGTGCCGATGGTGACCGAGGTTTCCGAGATCGCGGCCGTTCGCGAGCTTCTGCAGAAGGAAGTGCAACACCTCTCCCGCTTCGGCCACGGTCTGCCGCGCAAGCTGCAGTTCGGTGCGATGCTGGAGGTGCCGGCACTACTCTGGCAGCTCGACGAACTGATGGCGGCTGTCGATTTCGTCTCGGTCGGCTCCAATGACCTCTTCCAGTTCGCTATGGCAGTGGATCGCGGCAATGCGCGCGTTTCCGACCGCTTCGATACGCTGGGCAGGCCGTTCCTCAGGCTCTTGCGCGACATCGTGCGAGCCGGTGAGCGCAACAATACGCCGGTGACATTGTGCGGCGAGCTTGCCGGCAAGCCGATCTCGGCGATGGCGCTGCTTGGTCTCGGCTTTCGCTCGGTGTCGATGTCGCCGGCCTCGATCGGGCCGGTAAAGGCAATGCTGCTCGGTCTCGATGCCGCGGCGCTGGCGAAGGTCATGAACGAGGCGTTGGACGATATCCACGCGACGACCCCGATGCGCGAGGTGCTTGCCCACTTCGCCGAGAGCCACAATATTCCCCTTTAG
- a CDS encoding DUF4167 domain-containing protein translates to MRPGQQNKRGRGRGSNNNGGGNNNNNFNRKGGNPLTRTYDSSGPDVKIRGTAQHIAEKYSQLARDAQSSGDRVIAENYLQHAEHYYRIIAAAQTQMQERFQRDDRNEYTDREGGERDGDELDTVDGDDAVVVQPPREQHRREQRAEAPASLPAPAQDTNDGTGPQPDIEGIPAEVSMEEEGGPQRERQPRRRNASNRPRRPRRAEGEGEAASAEAPALVEAATE, encoded by the coding sequence ATGAGGCCAGGACAGCAGAACAAGCGCGGTCGAGGGCGTGGCAGTAACAATAACGGCGGCGGAAATAACAACAACAATTTCAACCGCAAGGGTGGCAATCCGCTGACTCGGACCTACGACAGCTCCGGCCCCGACGTGAAGATCCGCGGTACGGCTCAGCATATTGCTGAAAAATATTCGCAGCTTGCCCGCGATGCCCAGAGCTCCGGTGACCGCGTCATAGCCGAGAACTACCTGCAGCACGCAGAGCACTATTACCGCATCATTGCGGCCGCCCAGACGCAGATGCAGGAACGTTTCCAGCGCGACGATCGGAACGAATATACCGACCGCGAAGGTGGCGAGCGCGATGGCGACGAACTGGATACAGTAGACGGCGATGATGCCGTCGTCGTTCAGCCGCCGCGCGAGCAGCATCGTCGCGAACAGCGCGCAGAAGCTCCCGCTTCTCTACCGGCCCCGGCTCAGGATACCAACGACGGAACCGGCCCTCAGCCGGATATCGAAGGCATTCCGGCCGAAGTCTCCATGGAGGAAGAAGGCGGCCCGCAGCGCGAACGCCAGCCGCGCCGCCGTAACGCCAGCAACCGCCCGCGCCGTCCGCGCCGCGCCGAAGGCGAAGGCGAGGCTGCTTCCGCCGAAGCACCGGCTCTGGTCGAAGCGGCTACGGAATAA
- the prfA gene encoding peptide chain release factor 1, with product MAKLPVEKMRELERRFGEIEARMSAGPSADVYVKLASEYSELQPVVTKIRAYEKAEAELSDLEALLEDRSVDREMRDLAEQELPDVKERIEALAQEIQILLLPKDAADEKSAILEIRAGTGGSEAALFAGDLFRMYERFAAANGWKVEILSASEGEAGGYKEIIATITGKGVFAKLKFESGVHRVQRVPETEAGGRIHTSAATVAVLPEAEEIDIEIRPEDIRIDTMRSSGAGGQHVNTTDSAVRITHLPTGIVVTSSEKSQHQNRAKAMQVLRSRLYDAERQRADSERSADRKSQVGSGDRSERIRTYNYPQGRITDHRINLTLYKLDRMMEGEINEVVDALLADYQASQLAQLGEQQ from the coding sequence GTGGCGAAGCTTCCCGTTGAAAAGATGCGCGAGCTGGAACGCCGCTTCGGCGAAATTGAAGCGCGGATGTCGGCCGGCCCGTCGGCGGACGTCTACGTGAAGCTCGCCTCCGAATATTCCGAGCTGCAGCCCGTCGTCACCAAGATCCGCGCCTATGAAAAGGCTGAAGCCGAGCTTTCCGATCTCGAAGCGTTGCTTGAAGACAGGTCCGTCGACCGTGAGATGCGCGATCTCGCGGAGCAGGAATTGCCGGATGTGAAGGAGCGCATCGAGGCGCTGGCGCAGGAAATCCAGATCCTGCTGCTGCCGAAGGATGCCGCAGACGAAAAGAGCGCGATCCTTGAAATCCGCGCGGGTACGGGAGGCTCGGAGGCCGCACTCTTCGCAGGCGATCTTTTTCGCATGTATGAGCGTTTCGCCGCGGCGAATGGCTGGAAGGTCGAAATCCTTTCCGCAAGCGAGGGCGAAGCCGGCGGCTACAAGGAAATTATCGCCACGATCACCGGCAAGGGCGTCTTCGCCAAGCTGAAGTTCGAGTCCGGCGTGCATCGTGTGCAGCGCGTGCCCGAAACGGAAGCGGGTGGGCGCATTCATACGTCGGCAGCAACGGTCGCCGTGCTGCCCGAAGCCGAAGAAATCGACATTGAGATCCGGCCGGAAGACATTCGTATTGATACGATGCGATCGTCCGGCGCAGGCGGCCAGCACGTCAACACCACGGATTCCGCGGTCCGTATCACGCATCTGCCGACGGGCATCGTCGTCACCAGTTCGGAAAAGTCACAGCACCAGAATCGCGCCAAGGCGATGCAGGTACTGCGTTCGAGGCTCTATGATGCCGAACGGCAAAGGGCCGATAGCGAACGTTCCGCCGATCGCAAGAGCCAGGTCGGCTCCGGCGACCGCTCGGAGCGGATACGCACCTACAATTACCCGCAGGGCCGCATTACCGATCACCGCATCAATCTGACGCTCTACAAGCTGGACCGGATGATGGAAGGCGAGATCAATGAAGTGGTGGACGCCCTGCTTGCCGATTATCAGGCAAGCCAACTGGCTCAGCTTGGCGAGCAGCAATGA